One window of Syngnathus acus chromosome 16, fSynAcu1.2, whole genome shotgun sequence genomic DNA carries:
- the rab11al gene encoding LOW QUALITY PROTEIN: RAB11a, member RAS oncogene family, like (The sequence of the model RefSeq protein was modified relative to this genomic sequence to represent the inferred CDS: inserted 4 bases in 4 codons; deleted 2 bases in 2 codons), whose amino-acid sequence MTGREDEYDYLFKVVLIGDSGVGKSNLLSRFTRNEFNLEXKSTIGVEFATRSXQVEGKTIKAQIWDTAGQERYRAITSAYYRGAVGAXLVYDIAKHLTYENAERWLKELQDHADSXIVIMLVGNKSDLRHLRAVPTDEAKAFAEKHGLSFLETSALDSSNVELAFQTILTAIYHIVSQRQMSGRNDSDFSPTSNVVPITVEPTQNASNKGMCCQNN is encoded by the exons TGGTGCTGATCGGCGAC TCGGGCGTTGGGAAGAGTAATCTGCTGTCCCGCTTCACCCGCAATGAATTCAACCTGG GCAAGAGCACCATCGGCGTGGAATTTGCTACGCGTA ACCAAGTGGAAGGCAAAACCATCAAGGCACAAATCTGGGACACTGCGGGACAGGAGCGATACCGGGCCATCACTTCTGC GTACTACCGCGGCGCGGTGGGAG TACTCGTCTACGACATCGCTAAGCACCTGACGTACGAA AACGCCGAGCGCTGGCTGAAGGAGCTGCAGGATCACGCCGACA ACATCGTTATCATGCTGGTGGGCAACAAAAGCGACCTGCGCCACTTGAGAGCAGTGCCCACCGACGAGGCCAAGGCCTTTGCAG AAAAGCACGGCCTGTCTTTCCTGGAGACGTCGGCTTTAGACTCGTCCAATGTGGAGCTGGCCTTCCAAACCATCCTCACAG CCATCTACCACATCGTGTCGCAGCGGCAGATGTCGGGACGCAACGACTCGGACTTCTCGCCCACTTCCAACGTGGTGCCCATCACGGTGGAGCCCACCCAGAACGCATCTAACAAGGGCATGTGCTGCCAGAACAACTGA
- the mex3a gene encoding RNA-binding protein MEX3A, with amino-acid sequence MPSLLVLAGIMEKNGGYGADLAGSGFGGEAGLLGPPDDDEDDSRALRVALGQLSLLGLGEGEDGGGGGGGGGGGGGSVVIGGGGGAPTCGVQDRSNNNNNHHNSGGGGGIGGIGGMGGGGDASILQGKSKLCALYESSSGEPKGRGCNITECVPVPSSEHVAEIVGRQGCKIKALRAKTNTYIKTPVRGEEPVFLITGRKEDVALARREIISAAEHFSMLRASRNKLGVSFSGSPPTPLPGQTTIQVRVPYRVVGLVVGPKGSTIKRIQQQTCTYIVTPSRDRDPVFEITGSPSNAERAREEIEAHIAFRTGGLHDHNNENDCLGPNGGSSPAGSSGSGGGGLESRLQQVWGLQGGQRKPLTSSYRQNFSDALGGGGSGDGVGIYNKGNFSSSGEKPCSFFGSEGTQSWGDPDYPKQMAFYAQQRSKSFGGLPLPLTRLSPGLPEPPANSSVGGMASPHAQARRAHSEPTSAGEGGFPGRLPVPDSPPAVRDCMTCFESKVTAALVPCGHNLFCMECAIRICELNHPECPVCHTQVSQAIRIFS; translated from the exons ATGCCGAGCCTGCTGGTGCTCGCAGGGATCATGGAGAAAAACGGGGGCTACGGCGCCGATCTTGCCGGCTCCGGCTTCGGGGGCGAGGCGGGTCTGCTGGGTCCCCCCGACGACGACGAGGACGACTCCCGCGCCCTGAGGGTCGCGCTCGGCCAGCTGTCGCTCCTGGGGCTCGGCGAGGGCGAGgacggtggaggaggaggtggtggaggaggtggtggtggaggtAGTGTTGTtatcggcggcggcggtggagcTCCGACGTGCGGAGTGCAAGACcggagcaacaacaacaacaaccaccacaatagtggaggaggaggaggaattgGGGGAATCGGTGGAATGGGAGGCGGAGGAGACGCGTCGATCCTCCAAGGCAAGAGCAAGTTGTGCGCCCTGTACGAGAGCTCGTCCGGGGAGCCCAAAGGACGCGGCTGCAACATCACCGAATGCGTCCCAGTGCCCAGCTCCGAGCATGTGGCCGAGATAGTGGGCAGGCAAG GTTGCAAGATAAAAGCCTTACGGGCCAAGACCAACACCTACATCAAGACCCCTGTCCGAGGCGAGGAGCCCGTGTTCCTGATCACCGGCCGTAAGGAGGACGTGGCTCTGGCCCGCCGCGAGATCATCTCTGCTGCCGAGCACTTCTCCATGCTCAGGGCGTCGCGCAACAAGCTGGGCGTGTCTTTCAGCGGCTCCCCGCCGACCCCGCTCCCGGGCCAGACCACCATCCAGGTGAGGGTGCCGTACCGAGTGGTGGGTCTGGTGGTGGGCCCCAAAGGCTCCACCATCAAGCGCATCCAGCAGCAGACCTGCACGTACATCGTCACCCCCAGCCGGGACCGTGACCCCGTTTTCGAGATCACGGGCTCGCCGAGCAACGCCGAGCGAGCCCGCGAGGAGATCGAGGCGCACATCGCCTTCCGCACGGGAGGCCTGCACGACCACAACAACGAGAACGACTGCCTGGGCCCCAACGGCGGAAGCAGTCCGGCCGGGAGCAGcgggagcggcggcggcggcctggAGAGTCGACTCCAGCAAGTGTGGGGCCTCCAGGGGGGCCAGCGGAAACCTCTGACCAGCAGCTACCGCCAGAACTTCTCCGATGCCCTCGGGGGAGGAGGGAGCGGCGACGGTGTGGGGATCTACAATAAGGGCAACTTCTCCAGCTCCGGAGAGAAGCCGTGCTCCTTTTTCGGCTCGGAGGGCACCCAGAGCTGGGGCGACCCCGACTACCCCAAGCAGATGGCTTTCTACGCCCAGCAGCGATCCAAAAGCTTCGGCGGGCTCCCGCTGCCCCTCACTAGACTCTCGCCGGGGCTCCCGGAACCGCCGGCCAATTCGTCCGTCGGCGGCATGGCATCGCCCCACGCGCAGGCTCGCCGCGCCCACAGCGAGCCCACCTCGGCCGGGGAGGGCGGCTTTCCCGGGCGGCTCCCCGTGCCGGACTCGCCGCCGGCCGTGCGGGACTGCATGACCTGCTTTGAGAGCAAGGTGACGGCCGCCCTGGTGCCGTGCGGCCACAACCTCTTCTGCATGGAGTGCGCTATCCGAATCTGTGAGCTCAACCACCCCGAGTGTCCCGTGTGCCACACGCAGGTTTCGCAGGCCATCCGAATATTCTCTTAA